The genome window AGATCAGTCGGCGTGTATTTTGGAGCGATTCTATTACAGTAATTCGATGGATAAAATCGGAACCGCGCACGCGTCAAGTTTTCGTGGCAAATCGCTTGGGCGAAATCGGCGAACTTACCGAAAGTTCGGAATGGCGGTGGGTGCCTTCGAAATTAAATCCGGCGGATGACGCGACACGGTGGTCGGACGAACTTCTATGGGCAAATCAACGATGGTTTGCCGGCCCGGACTTCCTGCGCCAGGAAGAAAGCGCGTGGCCTGTGGAGAAACGCCTAAACGAGGAAGAAAAACAGAAGATCGATACGCTGGAAGTACGGAAAGAATTCGCCTTCGTGACGGAAGCGGTGACAAATTTCCTACCGCAGACGGGCAAATATTTAGGATGGCCGGGACTACTCGCGGTGGCCAGACGCGTTCAGAGATACGTCGATCGTTGGCGAGGACAACCGCGTTCGGAGATGACCCACGAGACCGTGAATTTTGCGGAACGATATTGGTTTCGCGAGATACAGGCAACTATTTTTGGGCAGGAGCTAGAAGCGTTACGAAACGAGAGAAAAATACACAAGGGCAGCAGGATTGCAAAGCTACAACCCTTCGTTGACGAGCATGGTATTATGCGAGCCAATGGACGTGTAATCAATGTAGAGGGCTTCGTGTTTAATAATAACCCCATTATACTCGACGGAAAACATCCAGCGACACGGTTGCTCGTGGCGGAATATCATCGCCGTTTTTACCATGCCAACCACGACTCAGTCATCAATGAGCTACGCCAGGAGTTTTATATCGTAGGGCTCAGAAGCACATTTCGGTCGCTGATAAGCAAATGCTCAATATGTAAGAGGCGTCGCGGGAAACCGCGAAATCCGATAATGTCTGCCTTACCAGCGGGTCGTGTGGCATATAGACAAAGACCGTTCAGTCATTGCGGGGTCGATTATTTTGGCCCAATGCTGGTCAAGATTGGTAGACGTCGCGAAAAGCGATGGGGAGTACTTTTCACGTGTCTGACAACTAGAGCAGTGCATCTGGAATTGGCGCATAGTTTAAGCGCTAGCTCGGCCATTATGGCCCTTACACGATTAGCAGCACGCAGAGGCTTTCCTTTGATCATTTACAGTGACAACGGCACAAACTTCAGAGGTGCAAGTAAAGAACTTCGCGACGCGATCGCCACGATGAAAACCGATGAGTTCCGAAATCATGCGTTACAGAAGAAGATACAATGGTTTTTTAATCCGCCAGATGCACCTCACATGGGCGGAGCCTGGGAAAGGCTCATTAAGTCTGTTAAAATCGCTCTTAACGCAATTCTACGCGATCAAGCGCCCAGTGAGGAAGTTCTTAATACCTTGATGCTAGAGATAGAACATTCAATAAACTCTCGGCCGTTAACTCATGTATCCGTCGACCCTCAAGACAAGGAGGCGTTGACCCCAAATCATTTCTTGATAGGAACATCGTCGGGTGAAATTAGGTTGGGCAGGTATGATGCCCAAACCGAATGTCCCAGAAGGCAGTGGAAAATTGCCCAATTCTTCGCTGATGCGTTCTGGCGACGTTGGCTGCGGGAGTATTTGCCCGGTCTGATTCCACGCTCAAAATGGTGCCACTCGGAAGAATCGTTAAAAAATGGCGACATAGTCCTCATTGCAGAGCGCCAAGCACCCCGAAATTCATGGAAAATAGGGAAGATAGTGGAAGTATATCCCGGCTCGGATGAGGTGGTTAGAGTAGCCAAAGTGAGAACTGTGCAGGGCGAATTCGTGAGACCAAcgcgaaaattaattaaaatagcgGGTTGCGACGGGAAGCTCGATTCGTGAAACCACGACGAGTTGGTTATCACCTAGTGTATAGAAAATATGTTGCGTTAAAGTGGCATTAAAATAATCCTTAATTAATCTGAGTGAAGGAAGAGACAGTTAATACTAAGCGTTATCAATGTGTATTCTATGTGTTCTCGTTGACAGTGCGTGTGTTAAGTGGatgcgacaaaaaaaaaaaaaaaaaaaaatgtatgcgaTTATCATTCAAATAATgtaatgttaacccttagcactcgaatgatgactgtaTGATACCGCTAAAATTGCTGTAGCATTATCCAAaacatatttacattattagatttgtttgtatttaataaattactgaacatttcggtattgtgcaagtaagttgcaccattttcgtatgtataacatgagaaaatatatagaagggcaatattgtaggtcgaaagaaatgtttcattttggagttaaaataatttcgagtgcaaagggttaataaaccgATGTTAAAAGgaaagttaaattaaataattgaaattgtttaatttaaggGGGAAAGATGTTGCGGATGGATAGAGGGGTCTGTTTGTAACGCGAGGGTGGCGATTATTATACGATCATTGTAACTGCGATTCAATACAAAGAAATGGAAAGACCAGTAAAGACGGTATGACTGATTCGGGAGAGGTTGCATTGTTCGGAAATAAAGAGGCTTGTCAACCCTCAGCGGTATAGCCTAGCGTGCACAAACAACCGAAGGGATGTTTGGGGCCGTTAAACCGACCGCGTGCTAAGGTCGACAAAGGGTCGACCCGATGCCGCTAGACCCCGCAGGACTAGGTGCCTGAGTTTATGATGGTCAAAGCGTGCACGGGAAGACAATGGTCTATCCCGGGGCCGCCAGGTTACAGGCAAAACCGGCAGGGTTGGCTCCGCAATCAAAAACACATGGGCACCCCTTTGAATCCGTCATACCGTCGTGGGGTGCGCGTGGGGTGTCGCGATTTCGGGAAAGAATGCGGTCAAGAGTGGGGCCGCTTAACGAGGCCATGTGCGCAGATTCGTTCCTGGAGTCAGTCGTGAGTACGCTCTTGGAGAAAGCGAAAGCACCGACCCAGTTTCACATCAAGTGCGATacactatcctctttcctataacatcatctatcctatcctatcctctatcctatcctatcctctatcctatcacatcctctatcctatccaattctctatcctatcctatcctctatcctatcctatcctctatcctatcctatcctatatcctatcctatcctctatcctatcctatcctctataatatcgtatcctctataatatcgtatcctgtatcctatcctatcctctatcctatcctatcctctatcctatcctatcctctatcctatcatatcctctatcctatcctatcctctatcctatcctatcctctatcctatcctatcctctatactatcgtatcctctataatatcgtatcctctatcatatcctatcctctttcctataacatcatctatcctatcctataatcaatcctatcctatcctctatcctatccaatcccctatgttatcctctatcctatcctatcctctataatatcgtatcctctatcatatcctatcctctttcctataatatcatctatcctatcctatcctctatcctatcctatcctctatcctatcctatcctccatcctatcctatcctctatcctatccaatcccctatgttatcctctatcctatcctatcctctataatatcgtatcctctatcatatcctatcctctttcctataatatcgtctatcctaccctatcctttatcctatcctatcctctatcctatcatatcctctatcctatcctatcctctatcctatcctatcctctatcctatccaatcctctatcctatcctatcccctatcctatcctatcatctatcctatcctatcctatatcctatcctatcctctatcctatcctatcctctatcctatcctattctctatcctatcctatcctctatcctatcctatcctctatcttatcctatcctctatcctatcctatcctctatactatcgtatcctctataatatcgtatcctctataatatcgtatcctgtatcctatcctctatcctatcctatcgtctatcccatcctatcccctatcctatccaatcctttatcctatcctatcctctatcctatcctatcctctatactatcgtatcctctataatatcgtatcctctataatatcgtatcctgtatcctatcctgtcctctttcctatcctatcctctattctatcctatcctctatcctatcctatcctctatcctatcatatcctccatcctatcctatcctctatcctatcctatcctctatcctatcctatcctctatactatcgcatcctctataatatcgtatcctctatcatatcctatcctctttcctataacatcatctatcctatcctatcctctatcctatcctatcctctatcctatcacatcctctatcctatccaatcctctatcctatcctatcctctatcctatcctatcctctatcctatcctatcctatatcctatcctatcctctatcctatcctatgctctataatatcgtatcctctataatatcgtatcctgtatcctatcctgtcctctttcctatcctatactatatcctatcatatcctctatcctatcctatcctctatcctatcctatcctctatcctatcctatcatctatcctatcctatcctctatcctatcctatcctctatcctatcatatcctctatcctatcctatcctctatcctatcctatcctccatcctatcctatcctctatcctatcctatcctctatcctatcctatcctctatcctatcctatcctatatgctatcctatcctctatcctatcctatcctctataatatcgtatcctctataatatcgtatcctgtatcctatcctgtcctctttcttatcctatactatatcctatcctatcctctattatatcctatcctctatcctatcctatcctctatcctatcctatcctctatcctatcctatcctctatcctatcctatcctctatcctatcctatcctctatcctatcctatcctctatcctatcctatcctctatactatcgtatcctctataatatcgtatcctctataatatcgtatcctgtatcctatcctgtcctcttttctatcctatcatcaatcctatcctatcctctatcctatccaatcccctatgttatcctctatcctatcctatcctctataatatcgtatcctctatcatatcctatcctctttcctataatatcatctatcctatcctatcctctatcctatcctatcctctatcctatcctatcctccatcctatcctatcctctatcctatccaatcccctatgttatcctctatcctatcctatcctctataatatcgtatcctctatcatatcctatcctctttcctataatatcgtctatcctaccctatcctttatcctatcctatcctctatcctatcatatcctctatcctatcctatcctctatcctatcctatcctctatcctatccaatcctctatcctatcctatcccctatcctatcctatcatctatcctatcctatcctatatcctatcctatcctctatcctatcctatcctctatcctatcctattctctatcctatcctatcctctataatatcgtatcctctatcatatcctatcctctttcctataacatcatctatcctatcctatcctctatcctatcctatcctctatcctatcacatcctctatcctatccaatcctctatcctatcctatcctctatcctatcctatcctctatcctatcctatcctctatcctatcctatcctctatactatcgcatcctctataatatcgtatcctctatcatatcctatcctctttcctataacatcatctatcctatcctatcctctatcctatcctatcctctatcctatcacatcctctatcctatccaatcctctatcctatcctatcctctatcctatcctatcctctatcctatcctatcctatatcctatcctatcctctatcctatcctatgctctataatatcgtatcctctataatatcgtatcctgtatcctatcctgtcctctttcctatcctatactatatcctatcatatcctctatcctatcctatcctctatcctatcctatcctctatcctatcctatcatctatcctatcctatcctctatcctatcctatcctctatcctatcatatcctctatcctatcctatcctctatcctatcctatcctccatcctatcctatcctctatcctatcctatcctctatcctatcctatcctctatcctatcctatcctatatgctatcctatcctctatcctatcctatcctctataatatcgtatcctctataatatcgtatcctgtatcctatcctgtcctctttcttatcctatactatatcctatcatatcctctatcctatcctatcctctatcctatcctatcctctatcctatcctatcgtcaatcccatcctatcctctatcctatcctatcccctatcctatcctatcatctatcctatcctatcctctattatatcctatcctctatcctatcctatcctctatcctatcctatcctctatcctatcctatcctctatcctatcctatcctctatcctatcctatcctctatcctatcctatcctctatcctatcctatcctctatactatcgtatcctctataatatcgtatcctctataatatcgtatcctgtatcctatcctgtcctcttttctatcctatcatcaatcctatcctatcctctatcctatccaatcccctatgttatcctctatcctatcctatcctctataatatcgtatcctctatcatatcctatcctctttcctataatatcatctatcctatcctatcctctatcctatcctatcctctatcctatcctatcctccatcctatcctatcctctatcctatccaatcccctatgttatcctctatcctatcctatcctctataatatcgtatcctctatcatatcctatcctctttcctataatatcgtctatcctaccctatcctttatcctatcctatcctctatcctatcatatcctctatcctatcctatcctctatcctatcctatcctctatcctatccaatcctctatcctatcctatcccctatcctatcctatcatctatcctatcctatcctatatcctatcctatcctctatcctatcctatcctctatcctatcctattctctatcctatcctatcctctataatatcgtatcctctatcatatcctatcctctttcctataacatcatctatcctatcctatcctctatcctatcctatcctctatcctatcacatcctctatcctatccaatcctctatcctatcctatcctctatcctatcctatcctctatcctatcctatcctctatcctatcctatcctatatcctatcgtatcctctatcctatcctatcctctataatatcgtatcctctataatatcgtatcctgtatcctatcctgtcctctttcctatcctatactatatcctatcatatcctctatcctatcctatcctctatcctatcctatcctctatcctatcctatcgtctatcccatcctatcctctatcctatcctatcccctatcctatcctatcatctatcctatcctatcctctatcctatcctatcctctatcctatcctatcctctatcctatcctatcctctatcctatcctatcctctatcctatcctatcctctatactatcgtatcctctataatatcgtatcctctataatatcgtatcctgtatcctatcctgtcctcttttctatcctatcatcaatcctatcctatcctctatcctatccaatcccctatgttatcctctatcctatcctatcctctataatatcgtatcctctatcatatcctatcctctttcctataatatcatctatcctatcctatcctctatcctatcctatcctctatcctatcctatcctccatcctatcctatcctctatcctatccaatcccctatgttatcctctatcctatcctatcctctataatatcgtatcctctatcatatcctatcctctttcctataatatcgtctatcctaccctatcctttatcctatcctatcctctatcctatcatatcctctatcctatcctatcctctatcctatcctatcctctatcctatccaatcctctatcctatcctatcccctatcctatcctatcatctatcctatcctatcctatatcctatcctatcctctatcctatcctatcctctatcctatcctattctctatcctatcctatcctctatcctatcctatcctctatcttatcctatcctctatcctatcctatcctctatactatcgtatcctctataatatcgtatcctctataatatcgtatcctgtatcctatcctctatcctatcctatcgtctatcccatcctatcctctatcctatccaatcctttatcctatcctatcctctatcctatcctatcctctatactatcgtatcctctataatatcgtatcctctataatatcgtatcctgtatcctatcctgtcctctttcctatcctatcctctattctatcctatcctctatcctatcctatcctctatcctatcatatcctccatcctatcctatcctctatcctatcctatcctctatcctatcctatcctctatactatcgcatcctctataatatcgtatcctctatcatatcctatcctctttcctataacatcatctatcctatcctatcctctatcctatcctatcctctatcctatcacatcctctatcctatccaatcctctatcctatcctatcctctatcctatcctatcatctatcctatcctatcctctatcctatcctatcctctatcctatcatatcctctatcctatcctatcctctatcctatcctatcctccatcctatcctatcctctatcctatcctatcctctatcctatcctatcctctatcctatcctatcctatatcctatcctatcctctatcctatcctatcctctatcctatcctatcctctatcctatcgtatcctctatcccatcctatcctctatcctatcctatactctatcctatcctatcctctatcctatcctatcctctatcctatcctatactctatcctctcctatcctctatcctatcctatccttcatcctatcctatcctctatcctttgttatcctctatcctatccaatcatctatcctatcctatcctctatcctatcctatcctctatcctatcctatcctatatcctatcctatcctctatcctatcctatcctctatcctatcctatcctctatcctatcctatcctctatcctatcctatcctctatgctatcctatcctctatcctatcctatcctctatcctatcctatcctctatcctatcctatcctctatcctatcctatcctctataatatcgtatcctctataatatcgtatcctgtatcctatcctgtcctctttccaatcctatcctcaatcctatcctatcctctatcctttgttatcctctatcctatccaatcctctatcctatcctatcctctatcctatcctatgctctatcctatcctatcctatatcctatcctatattctatcctatcctctatcctatccaatcccctatgttatcccctatcctatcctatcctccataatatcgtatcctctatcctatcgtatcctctatcccatcctatcctctatcctatcctatactctatcctatcctatcctctatcctatcctatcctctatcctatcctatactctatcctctcctatcctccatcctatcctatccgctatcctatcctatcctctatcctataatatcctctatcctatccaatcctctatcctatcctctatcctatccaatcctctaccgtctcctatcctgtatccgatccaatcccctatcctctatcctatcctattctctatcctatcctctatcctatcctatcctcaaccctatcctatcctcaattctatcgtatactccatactatcctatcctctatcctatcctatcctctatcctaccctatcctctataatatcgtatcctctataatatcgtatcctgtatcctatcctgtaatctttcctatcctatcatcaatcctatcctatcctctatcctatcctatcctctatactatcctatcctctatcctatcctatcctctatcctatcctatcctctatactatcctatcctatatcctatcctatcctctatcctatcctatcctctatcctatcctatcctctatcctatcctatcctctataatatcgtatcctctataatatcgtatcctgtatcctatcctgtaatctttcctatcctatcatcaatcctatcccatcctctatcgtctcctatcctctatcctatccaatcccctatgttatcctctatcctatcttatcctctatcctatcctatcctccatcctatcctatccgctatcctatcctatcctctatcctataatatcctctatcctatccaatcctctatcctatcctctatcctatccaatcctctaccgtctcctatcctgtatccgatccaatcccctatcctctatcctatcctattctctatcctatcctctatcctatcctatcctctatcctatcctatcctctatcctatcctatcctctatcctatcctatcctctatcctatcctatcctctatcctatcctatcctctatcctatcctatcctctataatatcgtatcctgtatcctatcctgtcctctttcctatcctatcctcaatcctatcctattctctatcctttggtgtcctctatcctatccaatcatctatcctatcctatcctctatcctatcctatcctctatcgtatcctatcctatatcctatcctatcctctatcctatcctgtcctcgatcctatcctatcctctatcctatcctatcctctatcctatcctatcctctataatatcgtatcctctataatatcgtatcctgtatcctatcctgtcctctttccaatcctatcctcaatcctatcctatcctctatcctttgttatcctctatcctatccaatcctctatcctatcctatcctctatcctatcctatgctctatcctatcctatcctatatcctatcctatattctatcctatcctctatcctatcctatactctatcctatcctatcctctatcctatcctgtcctctttcctatcctatcctcaaccctatcctatcctcaattctatcctatactccatcctatcctatccgctatcctatcctatcctctatcctataatatcctctatcccatccaatcctctatcctatcctctatcctatcctctatcctatcctgctctatcctatcctatcctctatcctatcctatcctctatcctatcctatcctctattctatcctatcctctatcctatcctatcctctataatatcgtatcctctataatatcgtatcctgtatcctatcctgtcctctttcctatcctatcctcaatcctatcctatcctctatcctttggtatcctctatcctatccaatcctctatcctatcctatcctatgctctatcctatcctgtcctatatcctatcctatcctctatcctatcctatcctctatcctatcctattctctatcctatcctctatcgtatcctatcctctatccgtatcctatcctctatcctatcctatccactatcctatcctatcctctatcctatcctatcctctatcctatcctattctctatcctatcctcaattctatcgtatactgcatactatcctatcctctatcctatcctgtcctcgatcctatcctatcctctatcctatcctatcctctatcctaccctatcctctataatatcgtatcctctataatatcgtatcctgtatcctatcctgtaatctttcctatcctatcatcaatcctatcctatcctctatcctatcc of Halictus rubicundus isolate RS-2024b unplaced genomic scaffold, iyHalRubi1_principal scaffold0665, whole genome shotgun sequence contains these proteins:
- the LOC143364542 gene encoding uncharacterized protein LOC143364542; this translates as MVCEKVSFHIKGTRDVHTIKQAFSVSKLSLPSQTLCKEIVEQVNSTENVTLQSYDNAQPRMLLGQDQWQLISTREFREVSRYMLGISRSLLGWTIHGSAPTGQRVDAFSGVETTQSSSSRKGRDQDDEERLDELVKQYFELDNFGVNELKKTRSEHEHAETILKNTTRRINGSWEVGLLWKKRQVPNADSLTTARKRLFSLEKKLDRDPEYSSLYYQEMNRFIEKGYAKRVYEILNNERVWYLPHFGVRNVNKPGKIRLVFDAAAKSEGLSLNDQLETGPDLLQSLPGVLIRFRQESVAVKADIKDMFLRVKVRQEDRGAQRFLWRGKARDVEPHVYEMTSLIFGAKSSPCSAMYIKDENAKSFANQYPGAAKSIIKNSYMDDFLASRATVQEAACLVRDVEKINVNANFEMHGWVSNEERALSGASNRELSRNGENPLCTHKGERVLGLFWDTRSDTLGFNMGIAKIPKDLLNGKKIPSKREYLRVVMSVFDPLGFLSRLMLMSKILMQEIWRSGIGWDDQIRVEEQKGWLSWVKRLRDAREIRLPRCLSPNGTHYTKADLHVFCDASLKAYAAAAYLRFEVENAPARVAFIMAKTRVAPLKPMSIPRLELQAALLASRLARTVQKELEIEISRRVFWSDSITVIRWIKSEPRTRQVFVANRLGEIGELTESSEWRWVPSKLNPADDATRWSDELLWANQRWFAGPDFLRQEESAWPVEKRLNEEEKQKIDTLEVRKEFAFVTEAVTNFLPQTGKYLGWPGLLAVARRVQRYVDRWRGQPRSEMTHETVNFAERYWFREIQATIFGQELEALRNERKIHKGSRIAKLQPFVDEHGIMRANGRVINVEGFVFNNNPIILDGKHPATRLLVAEYHRRFYHANHDSVINELRQEFYIVGLRSTFRSLISKCSICKRRRGKPRNPIMSALPAGRVAYRQRPFSHCGVDYFGPMLVKIGRRREKRWGVLFTCLTTRAVHLELAHSLSASSAIMALTRLAARRGFPLIIYSDNGTNFRGASKELRDAIATMKTDEFRNHALQKKIQWFFNPPDAPHMGGAWERLIKSVKIALNAILRDQAPSEEVLNTLMLEIEHSINSRPLTHVSVDPQDKEALTPNHFLIGTSSGEIRLGRYDAQTECPRRQWKIAQFFADAFWRRWLREYLPGLIPRSKWCHSEESLKNGDIVLIAERQAPRNSWKIGKIVEVYPGSDEVVRVAKVRTVQGEFEETVNTKRYQCVFYVFSLTHSNDDCMIPLKLLNGKTSKDGMTDSGEVALFGNKEACQPSAV